The Mytilus edulis chromosome 12, xbMytEdul2.2, whole genome shotgun sequence genome contains a region encoding:
- the LOC139497685 gene encoding protein mab-21-like: MNSEDKNISLQFYDYLCNIVGSEEVVRTRREIFSGIEIVQKASSGTFISSGSKAEGLDLKGSDFDQIIYPNFIRVYEILNCVQSDPDKVPLVMETNDTKSGFTKLKLAIEFDYEFDMIQDWFETVGEEKYISSKRFREKDLPDDMVIHGLCQSTAGGDYDHAQCLWCKEWISSAQQWIHRSRTVWPDNTLVMSAVQYGVLFVPIGYKNSPNEDLEWRISFSVAEKLLVHSFSHTQLLCYALMKIILTDIIKPRHSDLLCSYFLKIIMFWLSEEINPSGWKPENMISCFLDCIRRLVYCVEYKTCLHYFISENNLFEDRFTDKDHKALLDTLRYVYGSPWTSVFHTDTFLNYKLQSINSHWMARSASELSCFSYIRMICNNRSMYSQLKSFGIGYNNIFRKDICAYMLSVCSIKSMQSSDFYNLADKNKSFYKQYKRLFGHINIRLQSDSITPWLLLSSLFYKCKRFRECLNMINYCLFTCTPDRINVDFAYSLAEQTVFKQMKKTLGLMHACKYLILENVFIDK, from the exons ATGAATTCAGAGGACAAGAATATATCACTTCAATTTTATGATTACTTATGTAACATCGTCGGTTCTGAGGAAGTTGTAAGGACAAGAAGAGAGATATTTTCCGGGATCGAAATTGTTCAAAAGGCTTCTTCCGGAACATTCATAAGTAGTGGCAGTAAAGCAGAAGGTTTAGACCTCAAAGGTAGTGATTTCGATCAGATAATTTATCCAAACTTTATTCGTGTGTATGAAATATTGAATTGTGTCCAGTCTGATCCAGATAAAGTTCCATTAGTCatggaaacaaacgacacaaaatcTGGATTTACAAAATTGAAGCTAGCTATTGAGTTTGACTATGAGTTTGATATGATACAAGACTGGTTTGAGACTGTGGGAGAAGAAAAGTATATCTCAAGCAAACGATTTCGAGAAAAAGACTTACCTGATGATATGGTAATTCATGGTCTATGTCAGTCTACAGCGGGTGGGGATTATGATCATGCACAATGTTTATGGTGTAAAGAATGGATATCATCAGCTCAACAATGGATTCACAGATCACGTACAGTATGGCCAGATAACACACTAGTAATGTCAGCAGTACAATACGGAGTTTTATTTGTTCCTATTGGCTATAAAAACTCTCCAAACGAGGACTTAGAATGGCGTATATCATTTTCCGTAGCAGAAAAGTTGTTGGTTCATTCCTTTTCCCATACTCAGTTATTATGTTATGCGTTAATGAAAATTATCTTAACGGACATCATCAAACCGAGACATAGTGATCTTCTTTGTTcctattttcttaaaataataatGTTCTGGCTTAGTGAGGAAATCAATCCATCAGGATGGAAACCTGAGAATATGATTTCTTGTTTCTTGGACTGTATCAGAAGACTTGTTTACTGTGTTGAATATAAAACATGTCTTCATTATTTTATCTCAGAAAACAATCTTTTTGAAGACAGATTTACTGACAAGGATCATAAGGCATTACTGGATACACTACGATATGTTTATGGATCACCATGGACTTCTGTATTCCATACGGACACTTTTCTGAATTACAAACTACAATCAATTAATTCGCATTGGATGGCACGATCAGCTTCGGAATTATCATGTTTTTCTTATATAAGAATGATTTGTAATAACCGTTCAATGTACAGTCAACTTAAAAGTTTTGGAATTggctataataatatttttagaaAGGACATTTGTGCGTACATGCTAAGTGTATGTTCCATTAAATCTATGCAATCTTCAGATTTTTATAACTTGGCAGACAAGAACAAGTCTTTTTACAAACAATACAAGAGATTATTTGGTCATATCAACATACGTTTACAGTCAGATTCAATAACTCCTTGGTTATTGTTAtcatctttgttttataaatgtaaaagatTTCGGGAATGTCTCAATATGATAAACTACTGTTTATTCACGTGTACCCCGGATAGAATAAATGTAGATTTTGCATACAGCTTGGCTGAACAGACTGTTTTCAAACAGATGAAGAAAACATTGGGATTAATGCATGCGTGTAAATACTTGATATTGGAAAAT gtaTTTATTGACAAATAA